The following is a genomic window from Deinococcus humi.
CCGCAAGAGCCTGACCTGAACTCAGGATTTAAAAGGGCGCCCCCTCCAGATCGGAGGGGGCGCCTTTTGTACTTCCTCTTTTCAGTTCGGGCCTTCAGGGCTCTCTGTTGACCCCATTGTCTTCGGGGGCGCCGTGCCTGGCCCTGGGTTTGCGGTCCACCACGAAGCTGCCGATCAGCAGGGCAATGGTCCCCACCACCACGCAACTGTCGGCAATATTGAAGATTGGAAAGTCGCCCTGTCCAATGGCGCGCGTGATGGCGCTCAGCGGGGGCGCATGAATCATGTCCGTGACCTTGCCGAAGCGCAGGCCGTCAAGAGCGTTGCCGATGGCTCCTGCCGAGATCATGGCCAGCACCACGCTCAGGAAGCGCTGCTGCGGGCGTATGTACAGATAGACCAGAATGCCCAGCCCCACCAGCAGGCGTCCCAGCGCCAGAGGAGCTGCGCTGCCGCTGAACATGCTCCAGGCTGCCCCGGTGTTGAAGGTCAGGAACCACTCCAGCACGCCCGGAATGACCACCCGTGCGGGGGCACCCTCTTGCAGGTTTGCCAGGGCCCAGCCCTTAAGCGCCTGGTCCGCGATGATCAGCAAGGCAGCGATCAGCAGCGGCAGCCAGTAGGAGGCGTGGGAAGCACGGTCGGTCAACGTCGGCACGCCGCGCAGTATATGGACTGTGTTCCAGGAAAGGGACGGACACGGACGCGCTTCATCCGCCTGCCACCTTCCGCTGGTTAAGGGAA
Proteins encoded in this region:
- the lspA gene encoding signal peptidase II, with the translated sequence MLRGVPTLTDRASHASYWLPLLIAALLIIADQALKGWALANLQEGAPARVVIPGVLEWFLTFNTGAAWSMFSGSAAPLALGRLLVGLGILVYLYIRPQQRFLSVVLAMISAGAIGNALDGLRFGKVTDMIHAPPLSAITRAIGQGDFPIFNIADSCVVVGTIALLIGSFVVDRKPRARHGAPEDNGVNREP